The Tripterygium wilfordii isolate XIE 37 chromosome 5, ASM1340144v1, whole genome shotgun sequence DNA segment CGCATTACTCCCATGCTGAAAGGTTTTCTTGCATAGTTGCATTCATTGGTATATTTTTGTATTGGCGCCCATTGTTCATAAGTAAAATGAATTTGCTTCATCAATTTGGTTCACTGTTTATGAAGGATTAGCAAGTGCTTGTAAACTCATTGGGGGGCTACAATTTTTTTAGTTAGGAATCGGGCACAACAATTTCTTAAAAACCACTGTTTAAAATGTGTGAATTTTGGGAGCTTTTAtgatagattttgaaaaaaaaaaagtttagggtttgatCGACAACGATACCAAACCAGtttacatatgtctaacccaaccgATTGTCAATCAACCCACCACTCGTCCACTCGTTGGTAACCTTCCTTCTTAGTTATGCACATGCACTTCTTTCcttttatttcttctttcttgaaTTTCCTCAACTTTCGTTTTGGTTTCCCTTATTCTTGCTTTTCTGCCGCCACAAACCACAAGTCTTCATTCTTTCCTTGACATGAATTTTCTTTCATGTGTTGTGTATTTTGTCTCTTTTCCTATCTGGTCTCAAACACGTGTTTCTGCTCCTTTCCTTTCCTATGACGCGTGCTTGTATCTCCACTCAATCACAAGCGTCCTTTTATTTCTTCAGTCGCAGTGCTCTAAAACTCTAGAACAAcatctcctctttttctttgctCTCCTTATGGATGGATTTTAATGGATGGGCCAAAGTATGTTTTGACTAATGGGctctaataattaaattaagcCTTTTACTCCATCTTTTTTGCATAAAAAACCTGCGAAGCCAAACCCAAgataaattatgcaatattatGCTCAGTCAAacaaaaagagacaaaaataagttTAAAGTGAAGTATAAAAATAGGTAAAATATCTCACAATCACATATGGGCCATGAAGAAGGATCGCGACTCAGGATATTCATCATGATGTCCATTACTAGGAGGATGTTGTAGTTATGAAGAGTTCTGACCCAATAATCCCAGCAACAAGAAAGAGAACAGTTCACGACGATCTCCCATCTCTACAAATGTTCAGAACGTGTCAAGAGAACATGAGCTGAAGACCACCGTGATCACCATGGAGAGTATAAAAGGATAAAGAAGAGAAGTCTATAGGTCCCCGCGTTAAATACAAACTCCTCGTTTATAAACCTTTattgttttcttaggcaatgactTCGGTCAACTATCTTTACAATTAGCATGGTTCAGACCAACTAGCTCTTAGCTTAACATTTTACTTTCAAGCCTCTGTGACTGTAGCCTCCATGgctatgtttttgttttagcttgtaaaTGACGCCTCAATACATTTCAGGGTGTATTCCAGTCAACGAAATTTCTTATGCATTCcaacaatgtgttgtttttcatttcatttcatgagTTATTTCGTTTCAGTGttagttttttttctcttgatttttccACTTGACACTTATCAAAATTTAAGTCATTTTTTCGAAGGTAACCTTGAACCAACAACATTGTGTTTTCAGACTACACACAACTCATTTGGTGAACAAGTCAGACACTTTTATCCCCAATAGCCGAAATTTGTAGTTCTCCTATCCAGCGCATAAGATGGCCAACAAAAACCAAATTGCATTTACACTTGTGGCCAATTGGGCTAATTTTGTAATCTTCCTTTTCAGTTAATTACTAAAGGCCCAACACTTAAATAGACTGGGTTTATTGCTAAGGCCCAATTGTGACTCCTATTTTACAATTTTGGACTACACTTTCATCAGATCAGTTCCCGTTCCCTTTCTATTTGGCATAAAATTTACATGAACTGGTGTTTCCATTGACGATTGCAGTGCAAGCACAATCGATCGAGGAAGGAGAGATAGAAGCGATTCgactgtggaattgcttaattttgATTGCTTACATTTATATATTCTTTGTGAGTATGCGTGCGATTTCGCCTAAATTTACTGTCTTCTGATCTCTTATCTTTGAAGACGAAAAGATCTATGCATGTTTTTTTCCTCATAAATGCGTTTTGGAGGCGGCGATTTTTCTTCTGATTTCGTTTTCATTCTTTGGCTCCGAAAGGCTATCGGTCTGGACGAGCAATAAGGCGCCgtcaaaaccctagaaatctaaTCGTGTCGCATCCATTTTCGTTTTAAATGCCTGATTAGACCTGGAACTATATTTTAATTCAAGCTGGATGGGTGGTTGTTACTAGCtgcttgggtttttttttttttttttttttttaatttcaatccCTTTATCTTATTTTGTTCGGAATACCTTATATCATCGAACTGTGCAACTAATTGTGTTCATGTTTTTATTGAATATTCGTGCATTTCGTGTTAGTACGAGTATTGTGCTGAAAGAAAACAGTGTTGTTGATATGGTTCTTGTTTTAGACTCTTGGTAGGGCTTGGAGCTAGTTCTGGTCTTATTTATTTGATGAAATTCGATGCCCATGGCAAGCAATTCTGGAAAGGGAGCCACTTCAAATGGGTCTATTTATGTTTGTAACTTGCCTGATGGCACCGATGAAACAATGTTGGCTGAATTTTTTGGCACTATCGGGTTGCTGAAGGTAGGGAGTCTCATCAGTTATTACGTTCTTCAGTTAGTACTTTTCTTGATGTTGGCACCTGTTCCTTCTTCACTGgtttacatacatacatacatatatatatatgtatgtatgtatatggagaacgattttcatttttcaaaagctttgatatttgatatttttctaagttttggctATATACTTGATAGAAAGACAAGCGAACTGGTCGACCAAAGATATGGTTGTACCGAGACAAAGAGACCGACGAACCAAAGGGGGATGCCATGATAACGTATGAGGACCCACATGCTGCTTTAGCTGCCATTGAATGGTTCAACAACAAGGATTTTCATGGCAATATTATCGGAGTTCTTATGGCACAATCTAAGAGCAAAGATGATCACTTGTATAACTTGGAGGCGGATCCAGCTGGTGATAATcttgatggtttggaaagttCTATGGACATGAATGATGGTGGTGGGAGAGGTAGAGGTCGGGGCGATGCTACAGCAAAACCATGGCAACAGGATGGAGATTGGATGTGTCCAAATACAAGGTCTGTGATGTGACATTGGTGAGCAGCTCTTTCTTAGACTAAGTTTTCAGCTCTGTTTCTCTTTACCATGTTAGGTGTCTTATATAGAAGCTTCTCACGGTCTATTTGATTGCAGTTGCTCCAACGTAAATTTTGCATTTCGTGGTGTATGCAACCGCTGTGGAAGTGCTCGACCGACTGGTGCGTTTGGTGGTGGTCTGGGTGGTGGAGGTCGTGGGAGGGGTCGTGGTGGCACCGAATCTGGGAACCCTGGCCGTCCAGCTCCTGGTTCTACCGCACTTTTTGGTCCAAATGATTGGCCTTGCCCCATGTGAGACCTCTTATGGCTAATTATTAAAGTTATTTTGTCTCCTTAGATTTAGCCCATGGTTTTCTAGTCCTCTGG contains these protein-coding regions:
- the LOC119998240 gene encoding transcription initiation factor TFIID subunit 15-like, encoding MPMASNSGKGATSNGSIYVCNLPDGTDETMLAEFFGTIGLLKKDKRTGRPKIWLYRDKETDEPKGDAMITYEDPHAALAAIEWFNNKDFHGNIIGVLMAQSKSKDDHLYNLEADPAGDNLDGLESSMDMNDGGGRGRGRGDATAKPWQQDGDWMCPNTSCSNVNFAFRGVCNRCGSARPTGAFGGGLGGGGRGRGRGGTESGNPGRPAPGSTALFGPNDWPCPMCGNINWAKRMKCNICNTNKPGHNEGGVRGGRAGGYKELDEEELEETKRRRKEAEEDDGELYDEFGNLKKKFRAKTQQAEAGQVLPGAGRAGWEVDEIGVVNRDGREKTRERGRERDDRGNSKNRERDDRDRRRSRSRERDRGRDRDRDYDYGRDRDYGRERDHDRDWNRHRY